A segment of the Denticeps clupeoides chromosome 2, fDenClu1.1, whole genome shotgun sequence genome:
gcTGACCATTGGCCCCATCTGTTTTCCATTTCACGTGGACTGCAACCCGCTGGGAGACATATTTAGGCGGGGCAGGGGGGGGTCTCCTCCATGTCTAAACTGCGGTGTAATGTAGCGTCAGGCCGCGGCGTAAGCGGCCCGTGATTTATGTTCACCCAGGGCCAACGCCAAGATCACACGGGGCAGCCGGGGGCCGGTTTTGGCCTCAGAGATCGCCTGCATTTTCCCCCCTTCGTTCATGTGCCAAACAGCTTTGCGCGGCAATTAGTCATGTCCTCATTTAGTGTTCGGCCCCACGGGGTAAAGAAAGCCGCAGGTCATCTCCGGACCCGTTAACTATGCAGCTCGGAGGCAGGTAGAGCCGGGAACGGTGAGAAACGCGGTTCTTTCCCGGGAGCCCGTTCCCCTTGACACCCACCTCCTCGCCCGGCCTTTTTTCTGAGGTCTTGATTTCACGGCGCTCGTTCATCTCGCCGCAGCGTGGCGGAACAGGTGCAGGAAACAGATTGGCGATTAGCACGTCATTACGTTGCGCGGTGCCATTAGGGCTTGTTAATGCCGGCAGGGCCGGCGGAAGAAACCCCATCCATCTTTCCGGATAAAGTGCTGAGCGAGGAGGCGGCCAAACAGGAAGTCCGGTGACGGTTCGCTCTTGACGTCTGTGCTACCgaatcctttttaaaaaatatgctttATTGAAATCGACGTGGAAATGTTAGACAGAAATCAATAAACGCTTCATTTTTCTACAGAAATCCAGGTTTTTAACTGGTGTGTAAAAGTAACATTTCTTgaaaaaagtttaaactgagaaatttAGAGTCTTTTAATAGAATCTGAATATTAGAACATTTTAGTTTAATCAAGAAATCTTTAGAAAtggtgaatttaaaaaaaaaaaagttacattttgaaaacgatcatttgcatgtaataaaataagGAGATCGTGCTCTTTCCAGTATAATCCGTTAAAAGAAGAGGATTTTTTCCGGAGAAGACTAGCCGTGAAGGTTACCTACACACAAATGACAGGAATGTTTAACGCTCCCGTTATTGCTCATCTCGGAGGCCTTCAGCCTCGATTTATTGTGGCTTCAGAGGCGCCTTGACAGACAGCTCGTCTGTGgtagaaagaaggaaaaagccTGAAGACGGGCTGTCACTGTCAGGATAGACGGGCGTCACTCATTCTGCCTGTTAATTTGTATTTCTGCTTGGATTTCATGTTAAAATACTGATAATCTCTAAACAAAATTCCATCCATTTTCACCAAAACCAcagaaaattgtgaaaattcTATTCAGACATGACTTGTATTCTGCTTTTGCGCCCGCaaacaaatacagacacacatttttgtgcattattGTCCGTGagtatttacagaaatatgaCCGTGTGCCACGTTCCCATCACAGATCCGGCCCCCCGAGCCGCTTTTATCGTCTCCCGCGGTGTAAATGAAGTGGATATGACGTGCCTCATTCCGGAAGACTATTCCTGTAAGGCCCGAATAGGAAGAGTGACAAATgggagtcttttttttccccaggtcATGGCTTGATTAATGGTTTTCTCCCGATCCAATTTTAGAACACCAAGACTGATGCGCAGTCCAGATGGAGGAGAACTGATGGGGTTTTGCGGCCAAGACGTAATGATGAGCTGCAGCTTACTCTGATGCTTCCATCAGATGGTggcctttgtctttttttatttccatcgCCGAGCTCCAAGCACATTCCAGGCCCAAGTTCTTCATGCATTATATCATCTGCTGCACTATTCCTCGTCTGGTGAACAGGAGGAACGTTATCGAACCTGCAGCCTTGATTAAACCCAAGCAAGTCAACTGCAGGTTTTAACCTTCAACAACAGCTCAGAGACCTCCAAGTTGCTGATGATCTACATCTCCAGACCACCATCAGAGCAGCTTCACCGAAGACTCGTCTCCCCAACCTGTTCATCTGTACCGTTCAGGAAACTCTTCATAAAACCTTCTGAAACTTTGGAGCTTTTATTGCGATATAAAGGTGCTGAGACTAGACCAAGGGAGGAAGACCACGTGCTTACCACACGGCAAGTCGAATTGTAAAACCCAACACCATTCTCTTAAATTATACAGCTgtttgctgctgctggaggtctCCGTTCATCTTGCTCGCCGTTGGTCTCCAGCTCGTACGGGACCTGCCGGTAAGAGTTTCCACGTGCTGAGGTTGTTCAGGTTCTCGGGGAGGGGGCTTAATCAGCAGTTTGCGACCGCGAGGAGTCACGTCCATGTCAGCAAGTCGTTTTCAGAGACAATTTCGTACCACGAAGGGCTTCAGGACGTCTTCTGCTGACTGACCACTGGTTTTCGGAGATTtggcaacccccccccccctgactTCTCAAAACCCGTCCAAAGTAGGAAACACGCCCccatcaccaaaaaaagcaCGATTACGGACGGGCTGCCCTTCGTCACTGTTCTTCATCCTCTCCGTGCTGCCACGCCCGCCCATCCGACGAACAGAGCCTGATGGCGGAGGAGAAATATGGAGCAGCTGGCCCCATTTCCTTCGTCCTCGTTCATCCGCTTCTGATGAATCGAAGTCACGTCATTGGCAAGATATGAAAGTGGATGGGACAGCCATTAATCCCGCAGTAGAGTGGAGTAAATATCTTCTCATAGTTGGTGGTACGAAGGAGATCctaactataaaaaaaaagtagtatCTTCTCTTCAAATGACCGCTGGTGTCTTTAATTGTGTAAAAACCTCCCGCGTTGGTCCATATAAGTACATGTAGCAGGACACTGGGTGACACTGAACGTCCAGCAGAAAAAAACGAGCCAGTTATGGACCTAGAAGAGGCCGGAAGACCCAGACGGGGTTGGAACCTCCAGCTGTGTcagtttttaataatttattacgTGATTAATGCAGTGAAAAAAGAACGCGCAAAAGCCGCTGTCTGGTCAGGACATCTGGAGCTTTGGGAATTCCATACCATTAACACAGTGGTCGGTATCTGCTAGAACCTTTAGgacattttttccccaagaCTAATTAATCGAAAATAGTGTGTTTGGTGGCATCTCTCAGAATTACGACTGGTTTTGTCCAGACCCTGAATGTAAGATGAAGTATTTCTCTGTTCCCAGCCATCTCTTATGCATGTTTTTCACATCATCACACTGCATTTTTTATGCTTATGTCTTGACATTTTGACGATTGGGGTGGTCAGTTTTGTGTTTGGCTGGTGTCTCCACTGCTTCAAGATGAATCTCTCACCATGAATCTCTCACACGTCCACATACTGTCCAAACGCaaacgtcaaaaaaaaaaaatccactaatCCACAAATAGAAACGTTcagaggagcaaaaaaaaaaaaaaaaaagtcaaattctcTCCAATGAAGAATGTTCACAAGTTTCACTGCTGCAGAACATTGGTGCTTCATTGCTTGATCCTAAAAATCTAGAAGAAGAAGGTGGTTTCCTGGTCGAGCTGCTAGGTTGTGTCCCTCAGCTTGTTAACATCCCCCAACGCTCAGGCCCTCTTCTCCATCACATCGTGGACGTGGTGGGACGTCGACTGTAACGGCTCCCAGATGCTGACGCACGCGGACGCCTGTGTCAAGGTGACAGGGACATTTACCGGCGTGCCATATGAAGGCACATCTGCAGCGTCTGACGCAGATACAGCAtgctaaatattttattgtggtcCTTCCCCAACACCAGGTTCTGTCACGCTGTCAGATTTATATGTATGAGAAAGACATGTCCCCTTTTTCCAGCGGTTTGAATAGAaaattttgtccatttttattgGCTCTATAACCAGTGCCGCTGAGCACTAAAACCCATTCTAATAATGAAGTTATTGATAAATGATAGAGTTCCTCTCTACGTGTCTGCAGATGTTCCAGCAtcaacagacatttccagccaccggagtcatttacaacatcgGCAAAGTCCGGACTGCGGGGCCCAAATTCCCGAATGGTTTTCCCTCCTTCTTTTTCTGAAACGCTGGATGAAAGGACCTGATCTGAAGTTGTATCTTTGTATCCGGAGACCATCGCTGCTGAGCTAAAGCCACATCACCACGGGGCCGGGCGTGACCGCCACCGATGCTGATTTGACCTTCTGGGAGGAGCGTGACGCAGTCGGCTGCGTTCGGGGAGCTGCGGCTAGGCCGCTGAGGGCCTCGCTCGTCTTCATTACTGCACCGTACGCCACACGCATCGTCTTTATTTCAGATAGTGAGAGGCATTCTGGGAAAATAcgctgcatatatatatatacataaaaaaatatgatctCGTTGATCTGCGTGACGATGTTCAGCACTAGTCTGGGGCTCTCCTAAAGCACCCTGTGTTTTTCTTGGAGTTTCagtaaaactatttaaaaatatgtggTACGTCTCCGCATCAGGATCGCACTCGCGGCgtggatttttaataaaaatgtgaaacaaagACAGGCTAATATGAGCAACCGAGGCCGCGTGATGATTACAACCCACGCAATACACAACCAACACCTTCAAACAATTCCAcaccatttaaaatgcacaagtaaatattactgttgttttttattaaattatctgtatattcttttttttttttttttttttttgaataggAGAGGTACAAAAAATAGCACTCTCGAACGCAtgtgacatttcaaaataacACCAGGACACATTTGGAagttagtaaaaaaaagaaaaatcccacAAGCATATTGCATACATTATAAAGCTAAAATAATCCCATTCATAGCCCCGTCATGGGATCCGTTCTTctttattatgaattattattagtCTTCTGTCGCTATAATAAATAGTCCCGCGCGGCGAACTTTAGGGTCGAATCCAGgtgagacaagaaaaaaaaaaaaaaaaaaaaaaaaaaaaaaaagttcccattTGCATAATTCTACACATTGTAATTTCGGGGTTCGTTACCACGTGACCTTTCGGGGCGCCTTCCCTCCTCGGAACGATCCCAGAGCGGGAGGGTCCCCGCGGGCTACTGGTAGCCCAGGCCGGGCGCCGTGGTCAGCCTCTGACCGTACAGCGCGTACGGGGAGTAGTAGGGCCCCGTGGCGGCGGGCACCGGCACCGGCACCGGGCTCTTGGGGTACGGGTGGTAGCGGCCGGCGAGTCCGAGGGCGTGGTGCGGGCTCCGCAGCGGGGCGGCGCCGGCGGGGACGTGCATGTGGCAGGCCATGGCCGCGGCCAGCGTGGAGGGGGAGCCCGGGTACCCCGCCACGAGCTTGTCGGCGGCGGCGAAGGCGGTGTGCGTGCGCAGGTGCCCCAGCAGCTCCTCGGACGTGGCGAAGCGCTTGTCGCACGGCCCGTTGGCCGACACCCAGTTGCAGGCGTGGGGCAGCGGGTCGTTGGGCAGCATGAAGCCGTACGGGTAGAGCGTCGGCGGCGAGGGGTGCACGCCGTGCAGGGCGTGGGACGGGTACACCAGCGGGTATCCGGGCTTCAGGGCGGCCGGGTCGTGGCCGCCGGCCCCGGCGCAGTGGTAGCTCAGGCAGTAGGGGTCCCTGCAGAGGCTGGCGGACACGATGGAGGGGGGCGAGGCGCCGGACAGCGGGCTGGACCCCGCCTTGCCACAGCCCAGCGAGAACTGGGCGCTCAGCAGCGGCCCGCCGGGTTTGGTCGGGTCCAGCGACACCCCGGGCGGCAGGAAGGGCTGCGGGTACCCGGCGTAGGCCCCCGCCAGGCTGCCGGGGTAGGGGATGCCGGTGGGGGGCAGGGGGAACACCGTGTGTCCGGGCCGGTAGGGGGACACGGGGGCCACCAGGCCGGAGCCCAGGCCGGCCGGACTCGCGTCGGACGCGGGCGGCGCCTTGGACGCGGCCTCCTGGTGCGGGTTCGAGTCCCCGCCGGACGTCCTCTCGGGCGCGCCGCCCTCCTTTTTATCCTCGCGTTCCGCCGGCTTGCAGTCCGACGGCAGGGGCGAGGCGGAGGCGCAGGAGTTGGGGCTCCCCGTCCTGGGGGTGAACGGCCGGCAGGTGGCGCTAGGTACGCGGAAACAGGCCTTGTCTCCCGCGGACGCGGCCGAGGACGGCTCCTTCTTGTCCGCGGACTTGGCGTAGGGCTTGAAGCTCGACTTGTCCTCCGCGCCGATGTCGCTGATCTTCAGCGGGCCGCACTTGGGGTCCTTGTCGCCAGATCCACCCGAGGCCGCCGAGGCGAGTTTGGACGAGGACGGGGGGTCCGGCTTCCCGATCTGGGAGCATGTTTGCGCCAAGAGGGCGAGGGGACTTTTCTTGGCGTCCAGCTGCGACGAATAATGAACACAGATGAATTATTACGCGTTATGTCGGACAGAATACACGTTACATGGGAAAGGAACCGAAATGTCCGGTTTGGTGCCAGCGCGCTTTACGCACGGAACCAGTTTAGTGGTTCGTGGGAGAAATGTTAAAAATCGTCTCTAAAAAACCGCCGTGAATTGTGGCGACGGCTCAGTGGGGGACGCTCACCTCGATGGGGCTGATCGGGGTGGAGGGGAGCGGCTGGAGGTACTCCGGGTGCAGAAGGTGTCCGGCCCGCGCCGTCAGCATTTTCACCGCCCGGATGGGGAGACGGTTCGCCTGTCGCACGGGGTCCGCCGGGGACGCCAAGTGAGCGAGTCGCTGGCCGCTGTTGGTCTCCCACGCCGGACTGTCGCTGAGGTTGTTCGGGGCGGACGCCGGGGGCGACGTGATCATGACCCAGCTGTCATTCGGGGCGTAAAACGACGCGCGTCGGTGGCGACCGAGGAACGAAAAATCTCGTAGGGTCCGCCGGGGGGTCGCGGAGGCGTCGGGTCCGCAGACGAAGCTCCTCAGCTCCGCATGGTCCTGGCAGAAGGTCCCGTTGCAGCTCCGCGCGTCTCGGACTCCGACTCCGGGTCTGGCTGGGCGCTGCGAGTCGGCGGCGGCTTCCTTCCAATCAGAAGGAGCTCGGAGGCGATTGGCGGaccggtggggggggggggggggcgtgacGTTCCACTCGTGTCCCACCCCCGCCCTTTCAGAGATTTTAAAGGGACAAATCCACGTAACCGCGCGTAATTACGCACGAGGTTTAAAATTCACTTCGAATGTTCCATAAATGCAAATTCCCCATGTAAAGGTGACtcgttttttcccctccctgaTTGATGACGGGGTGGCTGTTTTCGGCAACGCCCGTCAGAACCCGACGCGGGGTTTTTGAGTTATTAGGGCGCACAAGGGCGACCATAAATTCCCCGCGTCAGCCGAGAACTCCCTTTATTGTCTGAATGATGGATCGCGGCGCGCACCAGACACCAAATACGCGGCATTATCCCTTAATGGGAACACATTTTTCCCCCGTGCCATATTTCATGACATTTAAATAGAAAGTTCGAAACCCGCTATCTATATTTCTCGTCCCTGGCATGTTTATGAGCGGGTTCCTTCATGCAAATATGATTATTTACTGCTCTCCGCGCTGCGCCTCGTATTTCCAGTCGGAACCGAGCTGACGACTCCATTAAAAgtggataaatgtaaattgaccAGAACTAGAACAAAACGTCTTCTGCTCACCGACACCGAGAATTGGTTTGATTTTTATTTCAGAGAGATTCGAGACTTGTTGACACCAGGCCTTTTCTGCTTTTAGACTCAGCTTCAGGTTGTAAAACGCTTTTCAAAAGGACAGCCAGTATCCCAGAGGCTTATTACTTGTGTAGAcaccaagttttttttattataaaccaTACCTCACTATCATATAATTTTTAGAACATACCTCAGTATTCTATCATTTCTACACAACATACATCACAAGCTTATAATATGTAGAGAAGATACCTCAGTATCCTTTTAATATTACATCAGAAGCTTATAATATGTATAGAAAATACATCAGTATCTTTTAATTTTTAGAACATAActcagtattttattatttctacagCACATTCATCAGAAGCATATAATATGTAGAGAAGATACCTCAGTATCATATAATTTGTATAGAACATACCTCAGTATTCTATCATTTCTACACAACATACATCAGAAGCGTATAATATGTAGAGAAGATACCTCAGTATCTTTTAATTTTTAGAACATAActcagtattttattatttctacagCACATTCATCAGAAGCGTATAATATGTAGAGAAGATACCTCAGTATCATATAATTTGTATAGAACATACCTCAGTATTCTATCATTTCTACACAACATACATCAGAAGCGTATAATATGTAGAGAAGATACCTCAGTATCTTTTAATTTTTAGAACATAActcagtattttattatttctacagCACATTCATCAGAAGCGTATAATATGTAGAGAAGATACCTCAGTATCATATAATTTGTATAGAACATACCTCAGTATTCTATCATTTCTACACAACATTCATCAGAAGCGTATAATATGTAGAGAAGATACCTCAGtatcatattatttatatagaaCATACCTCAGTATTCTATCATTTCTACACAACATACATCACAAGCTTATAATATGTAGAGAAAATAAATCAGtatcatattatttatatagaaCATACTTCAGTATTCTATCATTTCTACACAACATACATCACAAGCTTATAATATGTAGAGAAGATACCTCACTATCATATAAGTTTTAGAACATAActcagtattttattatttctacacACCATACATCAGAAGCGTATAATATGTAGAGAAAATAAATCAGtatcatattatttatatagaaCATACCTCAGTATTCTATCATTTCTACACAACATACATCACAAGCTTATAATATGTAGAGATACCTCactataatattatttttagagCATAactcaatattttattatttctacagAACAATCATCAGAAGCTTATAATACGTAGAGAACATACCTCAGtatcatattatttatatagaaCATACCTCAGTATCCTTCTAGTTCATTTCTAGTTCCGAAGCGTATTTCTTCTGAACATACCTCAACAGACGATAaacattctgttttctgtttaaaacTTGTTTAATGTGCTCGGTGACACCGTAGTTTCCTTTTTATTGGTCCATCTGCGTTGCTTTAATGCTAAATGCGACAGGATTGGACAATCTGGAATGCTTTGTGCTTTTTGGTTTGATCTCTGGCCATTTCATTTTCTCTGCGGCTGAGCAGGTTCCAGCGATCACTCACTGAACATTTGGTggtgaatgaataataaatttGCATTAATGCGCAGCACTTTATAACCGTTCTGACCCGGACTGTCTCATCCGCCATGTTAAAAACGCTCGTTTTTTTACAGTCGTCTTAATTAACTGTGAGGacgaatggtggtggtggtgacggTGAAGGCGGGGCCACTCTGGCATCTGTTGCCGCCATGACACAGATTCACGGTTTACGTATAATTTTTCTGTATTAGTGAAACGGATCTTCTTGCAGCGCGTCATGTTTATGTCCTCACCGCCGTTCCCAGTGGTCCCAGTGGTGGAAGCAACATTTTTCACCGTCACCCAACCCCCCCACCTTGGACCAGGTGCTGTTGTTGGTTTCATGCCTCCCACAGGGCCCCAGCCAGTCCTGGGTGAGGATCCTGGGGGTCGCGGGGCTCCTGTTGGTGTAGGCATGCATGGATCCCGACCTCGTCGGGGTCACCGCACAAGCACGTGTTTACAACCATAACTTTGCGGCTAATGCCGGAGCAAGAGGAACAAAGGGTTCCTGTGACACGATGTGCTGAATTACCGTCCTGCCAGGGGACAAAGGAACTTGTCATTCGATCGGCCCGACGCGCCGACTTGATCTGTGAGGTGCTATTGTCTCGAACCCCTTTCTTGACCTGTCGGGCAGCAGAAAGTGCTTAGTGAGCTCTCTCGTCTCCGCTCTGTCACTCCGCgtctgttctttttcatttctttttttattcactttgctCTCAAGACTGTCACATCAGTCCTGGACAACGAAGGGCCCTGGACAACCTGGACGACGGAGGGCCATAATGAAGCCGCGCGTGTTACGCTGCGGCGCGTGGTCGTGTCACGCGTGGAGTGCATTAATCACGGGCGGCCCGTTGGGTTAAATGAGGCTTCGCTCTGCAGAAACTCGAGCACTTTGATGTGTGGAGTTCCACCAATTTGCAGCATTTGCCTCGCCTGAGCGCGAGTCGGTGTGACCGCGGTGTGAACGAGTGCCAGTTTATTAAACCTTTGTAATTGGTTTGATGATTTAACGATCCCCACAGGACTGTATGGCCGCTCGAAACCGAGCCTCACAATCGGCTCGTGAAAAGATAAATTCCTCTGGAAATCTTATCCCATGTTTAACTGGCTCCAGCCAAGTAAATATGTTCTGCTTAATGTTTGTTGAGAACATACCTGGAGATGTACCTCAGAACACTACAATTGTTCATAAGTAACCATCTCAGTATGTTATTAGTCATACCTCAAAAGAGGTAGTATTTTTTTAGAACATTCTTTAGTAGCTTATTATTAGCAAAAAGCTCAGTAGATTTTTAATTGCTAAGAAgctaagaacatttttttttattaattaaatcaatTGTTCAATCTACTGCGctttttacattgtacattgtcacaaagcaccttacatttacattacattcagtATGACAGAACATTTACTATTGTATCAGGGAatacgtttttggctccctgggGTTACctgttgaagctagcgacccagGACCCTATGATTTGACATATGGGACAAGTTGGTGCCGCCAGCGGGaatttggaaaacccggaaaaacccGGAAAGCTGGGAAatgcatgctaacatgctaatttatCAACATACttcaaacgtcaccaaatttaacgtgatgCATCTTGGCAACGCCCTGTTAGAATTTTTGACATTAAcgtgctagcattagcatgctaacttgctaatttttcaacatgttccAAACCTCACCAAATgtaacatgacgcatcttggccacacccccttagcatttttgacgttatcgtgctaacattagcatgctaacatgctagtTTTTCAACATGTGCCAAACATCATCAAATTTCACGTAACCACCTGCTCCTTAAACTACTTAAATAACACCACCTGATTTTACGGCTGTCACCAGCCCTGGAGGCCACGCCCGCTGCTGTGACAAACGTttggacaggcccatcaaaatttcctctggaattttggtttgtagttaattttattaaaatttcatttttccatGTATTGCAGCAGTTCCTTTGGTTCTCCCTACAGCGTCCTGATGGTTTTGATGGCCTGCTAATTTAACCGGTGACAGACGTTGCTTTTTACTGTGGGTATTAGACTTTCAGAAGGAATGACATGAATCTTGACTGATTTATCCTTCACTCAgcgagaaataaaaaaagtccctcGCCGAACCTCTGGGCTGAAACCGGTGTCAAAGAGAATTACCCATAATAAGCGTGTGGGACAGAGTATTTCGGATATGCCTCTGTTCTGGCAGCTTTGATACAATTTGCAGGAGCTTAAAACATCTCAGCATGGAGGAGTCGATGCGAAAGGTGTGGCGTGGGGAGCCGCGATAGGCCCGCTTCAAATCTGAGCGCGGAGCCTGGAGATTAAGCCGTCCACCGCTTGCCCCCAGGTGGGCACCGGAGCTGGCAGGCTGCGGTCATGCTGTACGTCTGAATTACGCTCAGCTTCCTCCTCAGCTGCTCGTGGAACCAATGCCTGGAACAGCCCAGACAGCCCGTCCTGACAGCTGCCACATTATTGTCTTAAGAACTTTTCGGAAACTCCCGGCAGGCCCGTCATCTCTTGGGAGAAAAATTCTTCTGCTTTGGACTCAAATCCTCAGGGGGAAGGACATTAAAGGTGCGTTGTTGGTTTCGGGGAAGTTGGAAAAATCCCGTTTAACTGTTTTAGTCTGTTGGTTGAAGCGAACGCGTGGATTAACGTTGCATCTTGCGACTGTAACTTCGATGAAGGCTGCATGCTTGGATTCATTTTTGTAAAGATTTGCCTTTATGCGAGAAATACGTTCACCTCTAGATTTTATCTGTCACTTCATCTTCTTGCGAACCACCTAGAACGCGGTTCTACCACCAACTGTGAGGCTAAGCAGGAGAAAGGGGTGGACGGGCCTCGGGATGAACGTCTGGACGAATGATTAGCTTCATCTCggcttttcaaaatgaatgttCTTACCACGTCTCACAGCCGGGATTAAGGATTACCTGGAAGGAGGCGTCCATCAGGATTTCGGTTCCGGGGGGGTGGGGTTCTGCAGACGTTACTGGAGGGTTATTAGAGAACCTCGTTGAG
Coding sequences within it:
- the LOC114784481 gene encoding zinc finger protein 503-like, with product MITSPPASAPNNLSDSPAWETNSGQRLAHLASPADPVRQANRLPIRAVKMLTARAGHLLHPEYLQPLPSTPISPIELDAKKSPLALLAQTCSQIGKPDPPSSSKLASAASGGSGDKDPKCGPLKISDIGAEDKSSFKPYAKSADKKEPSSAASAGDKACFRVPSATCRPFTPRTGSPNSCASASPLPSDCKPAEREDKKEGGAPERTSGGDSNPHQEAASKAPPASDASPAGLGSGLVAPVSPYRPGHTVFPLPPTGIPYPGSLAGAYAGYPQPFLPPGVSLDPTKPGGPLLSAQFSLGCGKAGSSPLSGASPPSIVSASLCRDPYCLSYHCAGAGGHDPAALKPGYPLVYPSHALHGVHPSPPTLYPYGFMLPNDPLPHACNWVSANGPCDKRFATSEELLGHLRTHTAFAAADKLVAGYPGSPSTLAAAMACHMHVPAGAAPLRSPHHALGLAGRYHPYPKSPVPVPVPAATGPYYSPYALYGQRLTTAPGLGYQ